Genomic window ([Empedobacter] haloabium):
GCTGGGCCTGTTCATCCCGTTCGCGCACGTGCGCGCGCTGAAGTACCGGCTGGAGTCGACCACCCTGGTCGTGGCCGGCAGTCTCGATGACGTGGTCGCCGCGAAGGGCAGCGACGTCAACTCGGTCGGCGAGAGCGTGGCCGACCTGGCCGGCATCGACCTGGCGCTGTAATGCAGGGCGGCACACAGCTGGAGGTGCCGGGCCGCTACTACGACGGCATGACGTCGCGTGCGCACCGTGTCGTGCTGCGCGTGCAGGACGGCCAGGCCTGCCTGGAAGGGGAGGTGCAACGGCGCGAGCCGCTGGCCCAGGTGCGGGTGTCCGAACGCACGGCCCATGCGCCGCGCAAGCTGACGTTCGCCGACGAGGCCTGCTTCGAGCCGGACGAGCGCGCGCCGCTGGAGGCCCTGCTGCAGGCGACCGGCCACCGCGACGGCGCCGTCGTGCGCATGCAGCAAAGCTGGCGTGCCGTCGTCACCGCGTTCGGTGCGCTGCTGCTGGTGCTGGCGGTCGGCTACCTGTACGTACTGCCGGCCGGTGCCGCGCTGGTCGCGCGCATGCTGCCGGTCTCCGTCGAGCGGCAACTGGGACAGGGCCTGCTGGGCGTGCTGGACCGGCGTGTGTTCGATCCCACCAAGCTGACGGCGGCGCGCCGCGCGGCGCTGACGCAGGCGTTCGCGCACATGGCGCCGCCGCGCGACGGCGCACCGCCTTACCAGTTGGTGTTCCGCCACAGCCGCATCGGACCGAACGCGTTCGCGCTGCCTTCGGGCGACATCGTGCTGACGGACCAGTTGGTGGAACTGCTGGAAGACGACCAGGCCGTCCTGGCCACGCTGGCGCATGAGCTGGGCCACCTGCACGAGCGCCACCTGACGCGACGGCTGATCCAGGGCTCCGTCGTGGCCGCCGCCGGCACGGTGCTGTTCGGCGATGCCAGTTCGCTGGTGGCCGGCCTGCCCGCGCTGGCGCTGGATCTGCGCTACTCGCGCGAGGCCGAGCAGGAGGCGGACGACTACGCGGCGGCCATGCTGCGCCGGAACGGCATCGGGCTGGCGCACCTGGAGCGGCTGTTTACGACCTTGCAAAAGCTCGAAGACAGCATCGGCACGCCGCCGCCCTACCTGGCCAGCCATCCGCCTTCCGCCGAACGCCTGGAGCGACTGCGCCGACAGCTGCGCTGACGGCGTCGAAAGGCCCCCCGAGCCCCAGCGCGCAAGGTATGATTCCCGCGCAACCAACCATGAGGCCGGTTTGCCATCGGCGCCGGCCGGACCATTCATTATCTGAGGAGAGACCGGATGAAGCTGAAATCGACGACCCTGGCCGCCACGCTGGCGCTGGCCGCCCTGGTGGCGCACCTGCCTATGCAGGCACAGGCCCAGGAAGTGGTACGGCTGGGCAACCTGAAGTTCGCCCACTACGGCGCGGTGTCCTATATCAAGGAGATCGCCCCGAAGTGCGGCATCAAGGTGGAGGAACACATCTTCGCCAAGGGCCTGGACGTGATGCAGGCGATCATTGCCGGTGAACTGGACGTGGGCACGACCGCGTCGGAGGCGGCCATCTCGGGCCGCGCCAGCGGCGCGCCGATCTACGCGGTGGCCGGCTTCGCCAAGGGCGGTGCGCGCCTGGTGGGCCGCAGCGACCTGAATCTGAAGTCGATCGCGGACCTGAAGGGCAAGCGCGTGGGCGTGACGCGCGGCGGCATCCAGGAAGTGCTGCTGCTGGCCGAACTGCAGCAGGCCGGCCTGACGGCCTCCGACCAGCCGGGCAAGGACGTGCGCCTGGTGTTCCTGGCCTACGCGGACCTGAACCAGGCCCTGCTCGGCAAGAACATCGACGCCATGATGCAATCGGAACCGCAGTCGTCGCAGGCGATCAACAAGGGCTTCGGCAACGAGATCATGAAGCCCTACAACACGCCGATCGGCGAGCCGGTGCGCACGATGGTCATGACGGAGAAGTTCTACAAGGAGCGCCGTCCGGTCGCCGAGAAGTTCATGCGCTGCTTCGTCGAAGCCACCAAGACCTTCATCGACAACAAGGCCATCGCCGAGAAATACGTGCGCGAGGTCGTGTTCAAGGGGCAGATCACGAAGGACGATTTCGAGGACGCCATCGGCAATTCGCCGTACAGCTACGACATCACGCCGGAGCACATCCAGACCACGACCGACATCATGGTCAAGACGGGCGTGGGCCGCATGAGCAAACCGCCGGTGGCGAAGGACTGGGTCCGCACCGACCTCTTGGAGCAGGCCAAGAAAAGCCTGGGCGTGAAGTAAAGGAGACATCATGGCAAGGATCGATTGGCGGGAAATCGGCGTCGGCATGGTCGTGCCGGCGCTGGTGATCGCGCTCTGGCACATGGCCGCCGTGCTGGAGTGGGTCAATCCACAGGTGCTGCCGTCGCCGGGTGCGGTGGTGACGAAGTGGGTCGAGTACCTGCTGCCGCTGCAGCCCTACGATCCGGCAGCCGGGTCGAAGCTGCAGTGGATGTTCTCCGGTGAGCTGATCCACGATTCGCTGGGCAGCCTGTATCGTGTCGCCGTCGGCTTCGCCGTCGGCGCCGGGCTGGCGCTGCCGATCGGCCTGGCCATGGGCGCCAGCCGCCACGTGTATGCCTGGCTCAATCCCCTGGTGCAGCTGCTGCGGCCGATCCCGCCGATCGCCTACATCCCGCTGTCGATCCTGTGGTTCGGGCTGGGCAACCCGCCGGCGGTGTTCCTGATCGCGCTGGGCGCGTTCTTCCCGGTGCTGATGAACACCGTCGCCGGCGTGCGCCACGTGGACGGCATCTACCTGCGCGCCGCGCGCAACCTGGGCGCCTCGGGCACGACGATGTTCGTGCGCGTGATCCTGCCCGCGGCCGTGCCGTACATCCTGTCCGGCGTGCGCATCGGCATCGGCACCGCGTTCATCGTCGTCATCGTTTCCGAGATGATCGCCGTGAACAACGGCCTGGGCTTCCGTATCCTGGAAGCGCGCGAGTACTTCTGGTCGGACAAGATCATCGCCGGCATGATCACGATCGGCCTGCTCGGCCTGGCCATCGACATCGGCATGAACAAGCTGAACAACCACCTGCTGCGCTGGCATCGCGGCCTGGAGAATTGACATGAGCGCACCCCACATCGTCGTCACCGACGTCAACAAGGTGTTTTCCACGCCCGGCCGCGACGTCGTGGCGCTGAAGGACATCAACCTGGAGATTCCGCGCGGCCAGTTCGTCTGTCTGCTGGGACCCTCCGGCTGCGGCAAGTCCACGCTGCTCAACGCCATCGCCGGCTTTGCGCTGCCGTCGTCCGGCATGATCACGGCGGACGGCCAGCTGGTCACGGCGCCCGGCCCGGAGCGCGGCATGGTGTTCCAGGAGTACGCGCTGTTCCCGTGGATGACGGTGGAAGACAACGTCGCCTTCGGCCTGGAGATCAAGGGTCAGCCGAAAGCACAGATCCGCGCCACCGTCGACAAGCTGCTGAAGATGCTGTCGCTGGCCGACTTCCGCAACCGCTATCCGAAGGACCTGTCGGGCGGCATGCGCCAGCGCGTGGCGATCGCCCGCGTGCTGGCGCTCGATTCGCCCATCATGCTGATGGACGAGCCGTTCGGCGCGCTCGACGCGCTGACCCGGCGCAACCTGCAGGACGAGCTGCTGCGCCTGTGGGCGGAGCTGAAAAAGACGATCATCTTCGTCACCCACAGCATCGAGGAAGCGATCTACCTGGCCGACCGCATCGTCGTCATGACCTATCGGCCCGGTACGATCAAGCGCGACCTGTTGGTGGACCTGCCGCGCCTGCGCGACCCGGCCGCCGCCGAGTTCAATGCGTTAAAGCGCGAACTGGGCCAGCTGGTGATGGAGGAGCAGCAGCGCCACCACAACGACGAGCTGCGCATGGCGGCGGTGGACTAGCCGCGAACGTCAAGCCGGGAGCCGTCAAACCGGGGTCAGGTCTGGCATTCGGACAAATGTCCGAATGCCAGATCTGACCCCGGTTTGACCACGCGTGCGTGCCTGTCTTCACGGGTTCCGTCCCCGGTCCCTGCACTGCTATAGTAAACTGCACCGATGCAGACCAATTTCCTGATCGCCGCCGCCCTGTTATACCTGGTGTGCGCCGTCCTGCCGCCCGCCAAGGCCCGCCTGATCGCCGCCATCACGCCCGTCGCCTGGGCCGCCCACGGCGCCGCGCTGTGGTTCGACGTAATGGTGCCCGGCTCGCTGCGGCTGGGATTTGCCGCCATGCTGTCGTCCGCCCTGTGGATCTCGGTAGGGGCCTACTGGATCGAAAACCGCAACTACCCGCTGGACGGCCTGCGCCGCATGGTGATGCCGAGTGCCGCCGCCGCCGTCGTGCTGCAGGGGATATTCCCCGGCGCCCTGATCGCGCTGCAGGGCCGTTCACCGCTGTTCGGCTGGCACATCGCCGTCGCCACCCTGGCCTACAGCACCCTGACGATCGCCGCCTTCCATGCCGTGCTGATGGCCTTGCAGGAGTCGCGCCTGCATGCCCGCTCGGTGCGCGCAGGCTTCCTGTGGGCCGCGCTGGACCAGCTGCCGGCGCTGCTGACGATGGAAAAGCTGCTGTTCCGCCTGATCGGCTTCGGCTTCGCGCTGCTCAGCCTGACCGTCCTGTCGGGCATCTTCTTTTCCGAGGAACTGTTCGGGCAGGCGCTGAAGTGGGACCATAAATCCGTCTTCACGCTGTTGTCCTGGCTGCTGTTCGCCGCCTTGCTGGCGGGCCGCCACTTCCGCGGCTGGCGCGGCAAGACGGCCCTCAGTTTTACCCTGGCCGGCTTCGCCACCTTGTTGCTGGCGTATGTGGGCACCCGCTTCGTGCTGGAAGTGGTTTTGCATCGAGGTTTCGCATGACACGTATCCTGTTCTGGGTGGCGCTGGTATTCCTGGTCGTCGCCGCCGTCCGCGCCAAGCTGCGCGCCAACATCCGCCGCCAGCAGCAGGAGCAGTTCCAGGCGCAGGCACGGCAACAGGCGGCGCGGCCACCGGCCGTGACGGCCGAGCCGATGCTGTGCTGCGCGCACTGCGGCGTCTATTACCCGGCCTCGGAAAACGTGCCGGCCGGCGGGCGTGATTACTGCAGCGCCGCGCATACCCCCGCGCACTGAGGCGGCACGCCGTCCGTGGCCGCCCAGTTGCCCGCCGCGCTGTCGTCCCTGTCGGCCCGCTCGCGCGAGACGTTCTGGCGCTCGCTGCAGACGCTCAACGCCACCCGTGTCGTCATCGCCCTGGTGCTGCTGGTCTACCTCAGCATCGACAGCCAGGGCGCCTATGGCGGCGACGCCCTGTATGCCCGGGTGTGCGGCAGCTACCTGGTCCTGTCAGTCCTGTTCGCGCTGACGGCCGCGCGCTGGCGCCACCGCTTCCTGGTCCAGCTGCTGTCGCAGGTGGCCTGCGACCTGGCCGTGATCTCGCTGCTGTACGTCGCCGGCGGCGGCGTGCGCGGCGGCCTGGCCATCCTCTACCTGTTCCCGCTGGCCGGCTGCGCCATCCTGGCGCCGCTGCTGCTGGCGCTGTTCTGCGCCGCCCTGGTCACCCTGTTCCTGCTGGGCGACAGCGTCTGGCGCATCCTCAACCTGGCGGGCGATCCGGCGCTGCTGCAGGCGGGCCTGTTCGGCGCCGCCTTCTTTGCCGTCGTGCTGCTGGTGAACCGGATGGCGGCGCGCCTGATCGGCCAGGAGGAACTGGCCGCCCAGCGCGGCCTGGAGATCGGCGTGCAGCAGGCCGTCAACCGGCTGGTCATGTCGCACGCGGGCGACGGCATCGTCGTGGTGGGACCGGACGGGCAGATCCTGGCGGGCAACCCGGCCGCCCAGCAGATGCTGGGCGTCAGCGGCGCGCTGGGCCTCTCCCTGGCCGCGCTGCCGTCGCTGCACGCCATCGCCCAGGCCTATGACGGCTGGCGCGCCGACCCCGCGCAGGCGACAGCGTTCGTCACGATCAAGCCCTATACCGACCCGGCCATGCAGGACCTGACGATGGCATGGCGCGGCCGGCCCGACCTGGCCGCGCACCTGAAGCTGCGCTTTGCCGCCGCCGAGACGGCGCAACTGGGCATGGAGCGCAACGTCATCTTCCTGGAAGACGTGACGGCGATCGAAAACCAGGCGCAGCAACTGAAACTGGCCTCGATGGGGCGCCTGACCGCCAGCATTGCCCACGAGGTGAGGAATCCGCTGGCGGCGATCGATCACGCCACCTCCTTGCTGGCGGAAGACCTGCAGGCTCCCGTGCATGTGCGCCTGTTGAAAATCGTGGCCGACAACGTGGCGCGGGTGAACCGGATGGTGGAAGACATCCTGCAACTGTCGCGCAAGGCGCACAGCCACGGCGAGCCGCTGGCGCTGGCCCAGCTGGTGGCCGACCTGAAGGCGGAGTTCGACGAGCTGCACGGGCTGGATGCGGCGGTGCTGGACATCGGCCGTGTCAGCGCCGTCACGGTGCGCTTCGATCCGCTGCACCTGCGCGAGGTGCTGCTCAATTTGCTGGGCAATGCGGTCCGCTATGCCAGCCGCAAGCCGTCCAGCATCCGCCTGTTCGTCGTGGCGGCGCGCGGCCGGCCGCTGGAACTGCATGTGCAGGACGACGGCCCGGGCATCTCGCCCGAGGTGCGGGCCCACCTGTTCGAGCCGTTCTACACCACGTCCTCCAAGGGAACGGGGCTGGGCCTGTATCTGGCGCGTGAGTTATGCTTGAATAACGAGGCGATGCTGGATTACGAATACCGGTACGACGTGGCCGGCGGCGTCAGCCCGGCCGCCAGCGGCCGGTTCGTCATCACGTTCGCCCGCGCCGGCGCCTGACACACTATATATAAGAGCGAAGGGTTCCCATGAGTTCACCCCGGGTATTGGTCGTCGACGACGAAGACGACCTGCGCGAGCTGCTGGAAATCACGCTGCTGAAGATGGGCCTGGACGTGGACAGTGCGCCCGACCTGCGCCAGGCGCGCGCCCACCTGGCGGCGGGGCACGAATACGGCCTGGTGCTGACCGACATGCGCCTGCCGGACGGCCTGGGGCTGGAACTGGTGCGCGAGGTGGCCGCCAGCGGGCGCAATACGCCGATCGCCGTCGTCACGGCCTTCGGCAGCACGGACAACGCCGTGGTCGCATTGAAGGCCGGCGCCTTCGACTACGTGACCAAGCCGGTGCAGCTGGACCAGCTGCGCCAGCTGGTCCAGTCGGCGCTCAAGCTGAACGGCCCGGCGCCGGCGGCGCCGGGGGAAGCGGTGGACAGCCGCCTGAAAGGGCAGTCGGCCGCCATGCAGGCGCTGCGCGCGCAAATCGCGCGGCTGGCGCGCTCGATGGCGCCGATCGCCATCACGGGCGAATCGGGCAGCGGCAAGGAACTGGCGGCGCGCGAGATCCACGCCCAGAGCTCGCGCGCGGACAAGCCGTTCATCGCCGTCAACTGCGGCGCGATTCCCGAGGCGCTGATGGAGGCCGAGTTCTTCGGCTACCGCAAGGGCGCCTTCACGGGCGCGGCGGACGAGCGCGACGGCTTCTTCCAGGCCGCCCACGGCGGCACCTTGATGCTGGACGAGGTGGCGGACCTGCCGCTGGCCATGCAGGTCAAGCTGCTGCGCGCGATCCAGGAGCGGCGCGTGCGCAAGATCGGCGCCACCGCCGAGGAGCCGGTGGACGTGCGCATCGTCAGCGCCACCCACCAGGACCTGGCGCGCTGCGTCGAGCAGGGCAAGTTCCGCCAGGACCTGTTTTATCGCCTGAACGTCATCGAGCTGGCGCTGCCGCCGCTGCGCGAGCGGCTGGACGATCTGCCGGTGCTGACGGAGGCGATCCTGGCGCGCCTGGCGGCGGGCGGGCCGCCGGCCGTGCTGGGGCCGGGCGTGCTGGAAGCGCTGCGCGGCTACAGCTTCCCAGGTAATGTGCGCGAGCTGGAAAACGTGCTGGAACGGGCGCTGGCGTTCGCCAACGACGGCGTGATCCACGTCGAGGACCTGGCGCTGAAGGGCGCGCGGCTGCTCGATGCGGGTCAGCCCGAACCGGTTTCCGTGCCGACGCCGGCCACGATCGCGCCGGCGGAGGCGCTGGCGCTGGTGGACGAGGCATCGGCCGGCATGCCGCCACTGCCGGACCTGACGGTGCTGCCGTCGAACCTGCCGGAATACCTGGAGCGGGTCGAACGCGAGATCATCGTGCGCGCGCTGGCGCAGACGCAGTACAACCGCACCCAGGCGGCCCAGCTGCTGGGGATCAGTTTCCGGCAGCTGCGTTACCAGATGCAGAAGCTCAACATCAAGGAATAGCGGCTGGGGTCTTGGTGCAAGCTCGTAGGCTTGCGCCGCTGCGCAGGCGCCGAGCCATGCTCGGCGAAACCCCTGCTACGCTCCCCTTGGGGACTGACCCCGAAGTTCGGCCGATACGTAATGCAGCCAAACTTCGGGGTCAGTCCCTTGCAGGGACAGACCCCACGCCATCGTCTATAATGCCGCTCCGCCACGAAAAGCCACGTGGCGCGACGATGTTTCGTCCATAAGATTGATAGTCCATCAACGCCGCTGCCTGTCCCTTAAGCAGCCGTCGCGGGCACGAAAAATCAGTGTTAGCGCTTGCTCACCCGATAACGCCCGTCGCTTGAGGCACATCAAAAAGTCAATCGAAACTTGGACGTTCTGGCAAATTTTTTTCAGTCGGTAGCGCTTGTCGAAGACCAGTGCTCTCACTACAATTAGTGCAAGAAATTGCACTACTCACTAAATCTAGTAGTCAAACTTGCTACAAATCAATAGCTGCCGCGGGGGTGACTCGTGCGGCATGACCCTTTTTTGCACGTCGTTTTCGGGGAGCTTAAATGCAATCTAACCAAGACATCACCACCCATCCGGCAGCACAAGTGCCGGCGTCCGCTGCGACCGCCAACGGCGGCCTGGCAGTGTCGACCGGCACGCTGGGCGACTATCGCATCATCCGCCGCAACGGCGCCGTCGTCGCTTTCGAGCCGTCCAAGATCGCCGTCGCCATGACGAAGGCCTTCCTGGCCGTGCAGGGCGGCCAGGGCGCCGCGTCCGCGCGCATCCGCGACCTGGTCGAACAGCTGACGAACAGCGTGGTGACTGCCCTGGTGCGCCGCCAGCCGTCCGGCGGCACGTTCCACATCGAAGACGTACAGGACCAGGTGGAACTGGCGCTGATGCGCTCCGGCGAACACGACGTGGCCAAGGCCTACGTGCTGTACCGCGCCAAGCAGATGGAAGAGCGTCGCGCCAAGAAGGCCGCCGCCGGCACCCCTGAAGTGGCCGAGCCGGAACTGCACGTGACGGAAAACGGCGTGCGCCGTCCCCTGGTGATGCAGGAAGTGCGCGACCTGATCGGCGCCGCCTGCTCGGGCCTGGAAAAGCACGTCGATGCCGACGCCATCCTGGCCGAGACGGTCAAGAACCTGTACGACGGCGTGCCCGTCGAAGAGCTGCACAAGTCCGCCATCCTGGCCGCCCGCGCCCTGATGGAAAAAGACCCGGCCTACTCGCAAGTGACCGCCCGCATCCTGCTGCACACGATCCGCAAGGAAGTGTTCGGCAAGGAAGTGCCGCAGGCGCAGGCCGCCGCCGAGTACGTCGAGTACTTCCCGAAATACATCGCCCGCGGCATCGAAGCGGAACTGCTGGACACCAAGCTGGCCGAGTTCGACCTGGAGAAGCTGGCCCGCGCGCTGGTCGCCGACCGCGACCTGCAGTTCGGCTACATCGGCCTGCAGACCCTGTACGACCGCTACTTCCTGCACGTGCGCGACATCCGCATCGAGATGCCGCAGGCGTTCTACATGCGCGTCGCCATGGGCCTGGCGCTGAACGAGACGGACCGCGAAGCGCGCGCCATCGAGTTCTACCACCTGCTGTCGAGCTTTGACTTCATGTCCTCGACGCCGACCCTGTTCAACTCGGGCACGCAGCGCTCGCAGCTGTCGTCGTGCTACCTGACCACCGTGTCGGACGACCTGGAAGGCATCTACGACGCCATCAAGGAAAACGCGCTGCTGGCCAAGTTCGCCGGCGGCCTGGGCAACGACTGGACCCCGGTGCGCGCGCTGGGCGCCCACATCAAGGGCACCAACGGCAAGTCGCAGGGCGTGGTGCCGTTCCTGAAAGTGGTCAACGACACGGCCGTCGCCGTGAACCAGGGCGGCAAGCGCAAGGGCGCCGTCTGCGCCTACCTGGAAACCTGGCACATGGACATCGAGGAATTCCTCGACCTGCGCAAGAACACGGGCGACGACCGCCGCCGCACCCACGACATGAACACGGCCAACTGGATTCCCGACCTGTTCATGAAGCGCGTGATGGAAAAGGGCACCTGGACGCTGTTCTCGCCGTCCGAAACGCCGGACCTGCACGATAAAGTGGGCAAGGCCTTCGAGGAAGCCTACACGGGCTACGAAGCCAAGGCCGCACGTGGCGAAATCCGCGTGTTCAAGAAGATCGAGGCGCTGGACCTGTGGCGCAAGATGCTGTCGATGCTGTTCGAGACGGGCCACCCATGGATCACGTTCAAGGACCCATGCAACATCCGCTCGCCGCAGCAGCACGTGGGCGTCGTGCACAGCTCGAACCTGTGCACCGAGATCACGCTGAACACCGGTCCGGACGAAATCGCCGTCTGCAACCTGGGTTCGGTCAACCTGCCGGCCCACATGAAAGAAGGCAAGCTGGACCACGTCAAGCTGCAAAAGACGATCCGCACGGCAATGCGCATGCTGGACAACGTCATCGACATCAACTACTACGCCGTCGACAAGGCCCGTAATGCGAACATGCGCCACCGTCCGGTCGGCCTGGGGGTGATGGGCTTCCAGGACTGCCTGCACATGATGCGCGTGCCGTACCAGTCGCAAGCGGCGGTGGAGTTTGCCGACACGTCGATGGAAGCGGTGTGCTACTACGCCTACTACGCGTCGACGGAGCTGGCGGAAGAGCGCGGCCACTATGCATCGTACAAGGGCTCCCTGTGGGACCGCGGCATCCTGCCGCAGGATTCGATCAAGCTGCTGGCGGAAGAGCGCGGCGGCTACCTGGAGCAGGACCTGTCGGCGTCGATGGACTGGACCCCGCTGCGCGAGCGCATCAAGCAGTTCGGCATGCGCAACTCGAACTGCGTGGCCATCGCCCCGACCGCGACGATCTCGAACATCATCGGCGTCTCGGCCTGCATCGAGCCGACGTTCCAGAACCTGTACGTGAAGTCGAACCTGTCCGGTGAATTCACCGAGATCAACTCCTACTTGGTGCGCGACCTGAAGGCGCGCGACCTGTGGGACGAAGTGATGATCGCCGACCTGAAATACTTCGACGGCTCGCTGACCAAGATCGACCGCGTGCCGCAGGACCTGCGCGACATCTACGCCACGGCGTTCGAAGTCTCGCCGACCTGGCTGGTGGAAGCCGCATCGCGCCGCCAGAAATGGATCGACCAGGCCCAGTCGCTGAACATCTACATGGCCGGCGCCTCGGGCAAGAAGCTGGACGAGACCTATAAACTGGCCTGGCTGCGCGGCCTGAAGACGACCTACTACCTGCGCACGATCGCCGCGTCGCACATGGAGAAGTCGACGACCAAGACGGGCGCCCTGAACGCCGTCTCGGCCCACGGCCCGGCCGTTGGCGCCGCGGCGGCCGACAGCGCGGCAGCACCGGCCGTGCCGACGCACTCTGCGCCGACCACGGTGCAGGAAGTGCAGGAAGGCGCTGCGTGCTACCTGCGTCCGGGCGACGCCGGCTTCGAGGAATGCGAAGCCTGCCAGTAAGAGGCTAGTCGCCCATGACATGTGCTGTTTGGTTGGAGCCGAACAGCACATGGCCTTGAAGATGGGATGACGCGATTGTGCAAGCTTGCGAAGCAATGGTCGTGGTGCTTCACTGAAGTTGTCGCAACCGAAGCCACAAAGAAGAAACGCCCATGAGTTGGAGCTCATGAGCGTTCTAGGGAAAAGAAGCCAAAACGCTGCTCTTGGTCTTCTCTTGATGTACTTGCACTTGTGGGAACGAGTGCCAGGAGGACGAGTTTAAACTCAGATGCCTGGCATTGCAAGGATCAAGTTCGTTATCGAGCGGCACACGTGAAAGGAGTGACAGATGAAGATCTGCCCACATCCCAAGCCTGTGCATGTGACCTCATACACGCGTTTCCGCCTTGGCAGAACAGAAGCGGTATGTGAACACTGCCGGTCGACGCCTAACCGCTAAGACCGACGAGAAGGGCGGTTTCGCCCTTCTCTTTTTATCGATAACAAACCTAACTACTAGCTAGGCAACTATGACTTTTAACTCAAAAAAATCTTCTCCTGCATTGGTTTCCAAAGCCGCTGCAACGCTGCGAAGCCCCAGCGCTTCTGGCGTTAAAAAGAGTCTTGCGGCGTCAGTAATGTCGCAAGCGCAGAGTGCAAATCAGACTGGCAAAGCCATGGAGACTGCGGCATCCCGTGTGCTCGGAAGCCAGAAGTACAGCGCAGAGACGAAGGCCTTTGCGGCTTCGCTTGTCGGTCAGTCGAACAAGGAACGCTAGACTAAACAGACGGCAGGGCAAACCCCTGCCGTCTGTTCGATATACATATGAATGCCTACTAGAGTCACAAGTGCCCGGTAGGTAGAATAGATAACTTCAGTTGCATCACTCGAGTAGGGGGTGCGGTTTATACACTTTGAGGAATAAGAAGATGCTAAATTGGGAAGATGACGTGACCAAGCCTACTGCGGCGCCAATCGCCGCCAGCGACGAATCCACCGCCGAGCAGGTCGCGCTGCGCGTGAACGCGGACGACAAGCGCATCATCAACGGCAAGACCGACGTCAACCAGCTGGTACCGTTCAAGTACAAGTGGGCATGGGACAAATACCTGGCCGGCTGCGCCAACCACTGGATGCCGCAGGAAGTGAACATGCAGCGCGACATCGAGCTGTGGAAGAACCCGAACGGCCTGTCCGAGGACGAGCGCCGCCTGGTCAAGCGCAACCTGGGCTTCTTCGTGACGGCCGACTCGCTGGCCGCCAACAACATCGTGCTGGGTACCTACCGCCACATCACGGCGCCGGAATGCCGCCAGTACCTGCTGCGCCAGGCGTTCGAGGAAGCGATCCACACGCACGCCTACCAGTACATCGTCGAGTCGCTGGGCCTGGACGAGCAGGAGATCTTCAACGCCTACAACGAGATCAAGTCGATCCGCGACAAGGACCAGTTCCTGATCCCGTTCATCGACACGTTGACCGACCCGGCCTTCACCACGGGCACGATCGAAAACGACCAGAAGCTCTTGAAATCGCTGATCGTGTTTGCCTGCCTGATGGAAGGCCTGTTCTTCTACGTGGGCTTCACGCAGATCCTGGCGCTGGGCCGCCAGAACAAGATGATGGGCGCGGCCGAGCAGTACCAGTACATCCTGCGCGACGAATCGATGCACTGCAACTTCGGCATCGACCTGATCAACACGATCAAGCTGGAAAACCCGCAGCTGTGGACGCCGGCCTTCCGCGAGGAGATCAAGGCGCTGTTCCTGAAAGCCGTCGAGCTGGAATACGCCTACGCCGAGGACACGATGCCGCGCGGCGTGCTGGGCCTGAACGCGACGATGTTCAAGGGCTACCTGCGCTTCATCGCCAACCGCCGCGCCGTGCAGATCGGTCTGGAGCCGCTGTTCGACCAGGACGAGAACCCGTTCCCATGGATGAGCGAGATGATCGACCTGAAGAAGGAACGCAACTTCTTCGAGACGCGCGTGACCGAGTACCAGACTGGTGGAGCGTTGAACTGGGATTGACCCCGCCCGCTGCAATACCAGGCCCGTCCACCGGACGGGCTTTTTTTATGGGCTGCGCGCGCCGCTATAA
Coding sequences:
- a CDS encoding ribonucleotide-diphosphate reductase subunit beta, translating into MLNWEDDVTKPTAAPIAASDESTAEQVALRVNADDKRIINGKTDVNQLVPFKYKWAWDKYLAGCANHWMPQEVNMQRDIELWKNPNGLSEDERRLVKRNLGFFVTADSLAANNIVLGTYRHITAPECRQYLLRQAFEEAIHTHAYQYIVESLGLDEQEIFNAYNEIKSIRDKDQFLIPFIDTLTDPAFTTGTIENDQKLLKSLIVFACLMEGLFFYVGFTQILALGRQNKMMGAAEQYQYILRDESMHCNFGIDLINTIKLENPQLWTPAFREEIKALFLKAVELEYAYAEDTMPRGVLGLNATMFKGYLRFIANRRAVQIGLEPLFDQDENPFPWMSEMIDLKKERNFFETRVTEYQTGGALNWD